In one Halorubrum sp. CBA1229 genomic region, the following are encoded:
- a CDS encoding hemolysin family protein — protein sequence MNGIEVALRLTAGVLLILANGFFVAIEFALTRVRQFSESEFDAPGLRRAWEMTQDLEIYLTSCQVGISATSIAVGIVAEPALRELLEPLFANTVLASVGAGAVVAFVIINLLHLTHGEQTPTYLGVERTKFVARYGAMPLYWFAKLLYPVIVIGDGVAKWTLRRFDIEMTGAWLETETDRVESRADLRNRLGSLLSRSDLTAERREEVLNALTIGEITVDTVMTPREEVVFLSTTADAAENLDRIGGSPHTRFPLVDGELADPEDFLGIVYVPSVVERVDALHEGAAAFEDLAAPPMTLGPEAHISDAVDRFQDANQELALVVDDGRVVGLVTATDALEAVVGEIEDPLDIALDDRSSSA from the coding sequence ATGAACGGCATCGAAGTCGCCCTCCGCCTGACGGCCGGGGTCCTGCTCATCCTGGCGAACGGGTTCTTCGTCGCGATCGAGTTCGCCCTGACCCGCGTCCGCCAGTTCTCGGAGTCGGAGTTCGACGCACCCGGGCTCCGGCGCGCGTGGGAGATGACGCAGGACTTGGAGATCTACCTCACGAGCTGTCAGGTGGGGATCTCGGCGACCAGCATCGCGGTCGGGATCGTCGCGGAACCGGCGCTCCGCGAGCTCCTCGAGCCGCTGTTCGCGAACACGGTCCTCGCGTCGGTCGGCGCCGGCGCGGTCGTCGCCTTCGTGATCATCAACCTGCTCCACCTGACGCACGGCGAGCAGACCCCCACCTACCTCGGCGTCGAGCGCACGAAGTTTGTCGCCCGGTACGGCGCGATGCCGCTCTACTGGTTCGCGAAGCTGCTGTACCCGGTCATCGTCATCGGCGACGGGGTCGCCAAATGGACGCTCCGCCGCTTCGATATCGAGATGACGGGGGCGTGGCTCGAGACGGAGACCGACCGGGTCGAGTCGCGCGCGGACCTGCGCAACCGGCTCGGCTCGCTCCTCTCCCGCAGCGACCTCACCGCGGAGCGCCGCGAGGAGGTCCTCAACGCCCTCACGATCGGCGAGATCACGGTCGACACGGTCATGACGCCCCGCGAGGAGGTCGTCTTCCTCTCGACGACGGCGGACGCGGCGGAGAACCTCGACCGGATCGGCGGCAGCCCGCACACGCGGTTCCCGCTGGTCGACGGCGAGCTCGCCGACCCGGAGGACTTCCTCGGGATCGTCTACGTCCCGTCCGTCGTCGAGCGGGTCGACGCGCTCCACGAGGGCGCGGCCGCGTTCGAGGACCTGGCCGCCCCGCCGATGACCCTCGGACCCGAGGCGCACATCAGCGACGCAGTCGACCGGTTTCAGGACGCCAACCAGGAGCTCGCGCTCGTCGTCGACGACGGGCGCGTCGTCGGACTGGTCACGGCGACGGACGCGCTGGAGGCGGTCGTCGGCGAGATCGAAGACCCGCTCGACATCGCGCTCGACGACCGATCGTCGTCGGCGTGA
- a CDS encoding glucose 1-dehydrogenase has translation MPERDAATGEATRSPADAVPDLSGRVAVVTGGSRGIGRAIALGLAAAGATVVPAARTAAEVEAVAAEARDLGVEARGIAADVTDDGDVDALVDETVSAFGSLDVLVNNAGFNPDCALGDPAEIEAEAVDDVLDVNLRGAFRTLRAAGPYLKDAGGSVVNVASVAGEVGLPRQHPYVASKHGLVGLTKSAAIDWAPEVRVNAVAPGYVATDLTETLRKDERLRRSILDRTPLDRFADPTEIAGPVAFLASDAASFVTGETLAADGGWTAR, from the coding sequence ATGCCCGAACGCGACGCAGCCACGGGAGAGGCGACCCGTTCCCCGGCAGACGCGGTGCCGGACCTCTCGGGGCGGGTCGCCGTCGTCACGGGCGGCAGTCGCGGGATCGGGCGGGCGATCGCGCTCGGGCTGGCGGCCGCCGGCGCGACGGTCGTCCCGGCGGCGCGGACGGCGGCGGAGGTCGAGGCGGTCGCCGCCGAGGCCCGCGATCTGGGCGTCGAGGCGCGGGGGATCGCCGCGGACGTGACGGACGACGGCGACGTGGACGCGCTCGTCGACGAGACCGTCTCGGCGTTCGGCTCGCTCGACGTGCTCGTCAACAACGCGGGGTTCAACCCCGACTGCGCGCTCGGCGACCCCGCCGAAATCGAGGCCGAGGCGGTCGACGACGTGCTCGACGTGAACCTCCGGGGCGCGTTCCGGACGCTCCGCGCGGCCGGCCCGTATTTAAAAGACGCCGGCGGGAGCGTCGTCAACGTCGCCAGCGTCGCCGGCGAGGTCGGCCTGCCGAGGCAACACCCGTACGTCGCCTCGAAGCACGGGCTCGTCGGGCTCACGAAGAGCGCGGCGATCGACTGGGCCCCGGAGGTGCGGGTGAACGCGGTCGCGCCGGGGTACGTCGCGACCGACCTCACCGAAACGCTCCGGAAGGACGAGCGGCTCCGACGGTCGATCCTCGACCGGACCCCGCTGGACCGCTTCGCCGACCCGACTGAGATCGCCGGACCGGTCGCGTTCCTCGCCAGCGACGCCGCGAGCTTCGTCACGGGCGAGACGCTAGCGGCCGACGGCGGCTGGACGGCGCGGTGA
- a CDS encoding haloacid dehalogenase type II → MSFDPERVRTVTFDSYSTLVDVEAAEAALADRVADPEPVSRLWRSRSLAYTFVANAVDAYQPFYEMNRDALTYALRAHGVDLSAAERDEILAVYHELEVFDDVRSGIERLREGGYEPYVLSNGNPEMLESMVAHADIGDLVEDAISADEVETFKPAAELYRHGAARTGTPIDEIVHVTAGWFDVMGAAHAGMQAVRLDRKGTPWEPFGGEPDDTIESIHELADALGV, encoded by the coding sequence ATGTCGTTCGACCCCGAGCGCGTCCGAACGGTGACGTTCGACTCGTACAGCACCCTCGTCGACGTCGAGGCGGCCGAGGCCGCGCTGGCCGACCGCGTCGCGGACCCCGAGCCGGTGTCGCGGCTCTGGCGCTCGCGGTCGCTGGCGTACACGTTCGTCGCGAACGCCGTCGACGCCTACCAGCCGTTCTACGAGATGAACCGGGACGCGCTGACGTACGCCCTGCGGGCGCACGGCGTCGACCTCTCGGCGGCGGAGCGCGACGAGATCCTCGCGGTGTATCACGAGCTGGAGGTGTTCGACGACGTCCGGTCTGGGATCGAGCGCCTCCGAGAGGGCGGCTACGAGCCGTACGTGCTCTCGAACGGGAACCCCGAGATGCTCGAGTCGATGGTGGCCCACGCCGACATCGGCGACCTCGTCGAGGACGCGATCAGCGCCGACGAGGTGGAGACGTTCAAGCCGGCCGCCGAGCTGTACCGCCACGGCGCCGCCCGGACGGGGACGCCGATCGACGAGATCGTCCACGTCACCGCCGGCTGGTTCGACGTGATGGGCGCCGCGCACGCCGGGATGCAGGCGGTCCGACTCGACCGGAAGGGGACCCCGTGGGAGCCGTTCGGCGGCGAGCCGGACGACACGATCGAGTCGATCCACGAACTCGCTGACGCGCTGGGGGTCTGA
- a CDS encoding HAMP domain-containing sensor histidine kinase, which produces MDPSDDPIHVLLAVADADGADSSTPAAASIERRDDRFVVETVRDPDAAATLRSTDRFDCVVAAVDFADGDGLGFLVDAAEAPEPVPRLLVIDEDRVADPSAVVAEALAADVTDVVRVAEGDPASRLLANRVANAVESRRAAVEVDRQRERLDRFVSGVSHDLRSPLNVAQGRLRMARDDPEGEHLDVAAAAVDRTFELIADLLTLAKQGEKPRELESVGLRETVEECWATVATGDATLVVESDRRVLADPSRLKQLLENLIGNSVEHGSTGSRADPGDDVTVTVGAVTPMYTATRADTSLPTGFYVADDGPGIPEAERDRVFEVGYTTDRDGTGFGLNIVREVAAAHGWEVRVTESADGGARFEVTGVAVDE; this is translated from the coding sequence ATGGACCCATCCGACGACCCGATCCACGTCCTCCTCGCGGTCGCCGACGCCGACGGGGCGGACTCGTCGACGCCCGCGGCGGCGTCGATCGAACGCCGCGACGACCGGTTCGTCGTCGAGACCGTCCGGGACCCCGACGCCGCGGCGACGCTGCGTTCGACCGACCGGTTCGACTGCGTCGTCGCCGCGGTCGACTTCGCGGACGGCGACGGGCTCGGTTTCCTCGTCGACGCCGCCGAGGCGCCGGAACCGGTCCCGCGCCTCCTCGTGATCGACGAGGATCGGGTCGCGGACCCCTCGGCGGTCGTCGCCGAGGCGCTCGCGGCGGACGTCACCGACGTCGTTCGGGTCGCCGAGGGCGACCCGGCCTCTCGGCTGCTCGCCAACCGGGTCGCCAACGCGGTCGAGTCGCGCCGCGCCGCGGTCGAGGTGGACCGCCAGCGCGAGCGGCTCGACCGCTTCGTGAGCGGCGTCTCACACGACCTCCGGAGCCCGCTCAACGTCGCGCAGGGCCGGCTGCGGATGGCCCGGGACGACCCCGAGGGCGAGCACCTCGACGTGGCGGCGGCCGCGGTCGACCGCACCTTCGAGCTGATCGCCGACCTGCTCACCCTCGCCAAGCAGGGGGAGAAACCGCGCGAGCTGGAGTCGGTCGGGCTCCGCGAAACAGTCGAGGAGTGCTGGGCGACCGTCGCCACCGGCGACGCGACGCTGGTCGTCGAGAGCGACCGGCGGGTGCTGGCCGACCCGAGCCGGCTGAAACAGCTCCTCGAGAACCTTATCGGCAACAGCGTGGAACACGGTTCCACGGGCAGCCGGGCGGACCCCGGCGACGACGTCACCGTCACCGTCGGCGCCGTGACTCCGATGTACACCGCGACGCGCGCCGACACCAGCCTCCCGACCGGATTTTACGTGGCCGACGACGGCCCGGGGATCCCCGAGGCGGAACGCGACCGCGTCTTCGAGGTGGGGTACACGACCGACCGAGACGGCACCGGCTTCGGGCTCAACATCGTCCGCGAGGTCGCCGCCGCCCACGGCTGGGAGGTCCGCGTCACCGAAAGCGCCGACGGCGGCGCCCGCTTCGAGGTCACCGGCGTCGCCGTCGACGAATGA
- a CDS encoding TetR/AcrR family transcriptional regulator, producing MSRFTDRDRERIRSQLVDAGRELFTQFGFERTRISDLTAEVGIGTSTFYQFFDSKEALYVEVLLAERESLEGKIADAVAEVDSPREEVRVLLKTTLREVRSNPLISSLIVDGELRALQDRIADAESEGESIATEIRDSALPFAERWAKLDAFRYDDPELIDQMFISLVFTARSRNAPIGADTDAAYEEVEDALIETIVRGVFEDE from the coding sequence ATGAGCCGATTCACCGATCGGGATCGCGAGCGAATCCGGTCTCAACTGGTCGACGCCGGCCGAGAGTTGTTCACGCAGTTCGGGTTCGAACGCACGCGGATCAGCGATCTCACGGCAGAAGTCGGGATCGGCACGAGCACGTTCTACCAGTTTTTCGACTCCAAGGAGGCGCTGTACGTCGAAGTGCTCCTCGCGGAGCGCGAGTCGTTGGAGGGGAAGATCGCCGACGCCGTCGCCGAAGTCGACAGCCCGCGCGAGGAGGTACGCGTGCTGCTGAAAACGACGCTGCGCGAGGTGCGATCGAACCCGCTCATTTCCTCGCTGATCGTCGACGGCGAGCTGCGCGCGCTACAGGACCGCATCGCCGACGCCGAGTCCGAGGGGGAGTCGATCGCGACCGAGATCCGCGATTCGGCGCTCCCGTTCGCCGAGCGCTGGGCGAAACTCGACGCGTTCCGGTACGACGATCCCGAGCTGATCGACCAGATGTTCATCTCGCTCGTCTTTACCGCGCGGTCGCGGAACGCCCCGATCGGTGCCGACACCGACGCCGCCTACGAGGAGGTCGAAGACGCGCTCATCGAAACGATCGTCAGGGGCGTGTTCGAAGACGAGTGA
- a CDS encoding exo-alpha-sialidase — translation MRRTTLLAVFAAALMLTSGTVGVAAGMAPVSSTGTESGGAGAAADLAGPTAVDSPARSQVAGVVRGSPDLSVVIPRPEVTPGRTNEVTLQLVNDGDVDLGTPQTRDIVTTARNVRLTAEADDSPLTVETGTLALGAVTETAPREVPIAVSVPNGTDPGNYELEVELEYSYTRQQSGGVTYDRQETVTADVDVEVTEDARFRIVDVTTDAQIGDQGTIEATVRNVGATAAYDATVALESSSAGLALGQGTSDAALVDSIAPGESVTVPYDASFSPTAPSRQYALSGRVTFETPDGIPHADEGLSAGVAPLGEQTFSVSDVASTLRVGEDGELRGTVTNDGPVAADNVVVQYAGDSANVIPIERSAAVGSLDSGESTEFALPISIGGESETGLRSIDLAVQYRNDDGEVRGYDELAVDAAVAPERDRFGVAVENRSIEAGGTRTVEVAVTNNLEEPVTDVEARLFADDPLDTGATDTGYVRSLGPGETTTLTFELTTTGSATAGSTFPVSLDFRYDDADGDSHLSDTYRVPIDVTASEGGGLPVPVIVVALLVVATGALVVYRRRQ, via the coding sequence GTGAGACGGACGACGCTTCTCGCCGTGTTCGCCGCCGCGTTGATGCTGACAAGCGGGACCGTCGGCGTGGCCGCCGGTATGGCGCCCGTGAGCTCGACGGGTACCGAGTCAGGCGGGGCCGGAGCGGCTGCGGACCTCGCCGGGCCGACCGCCGTGGACTCGCCTGCGCGGTCACAGGTGGCCGGCGTCGTGCGCGGGTCGCCCGACCTGTCAGTCGTCATCCCCCGGCCGGAAGTGACGCCCGGACGGACGAACGAGGTGACGCTGCAGCTCGTCAACGACGGTGACGTCGATCTCGGGACGCCGCAGACGCGTGACATCGTCACCACGGCACGCAACGTCCGCCTGACGGCCGAGGCGGACGATTCCCCGCTCACGGTCGAGACCGGAACGCTGGCGCTCGGCGCCGTGACCGAGACCGCCCCGCGCGAGGTGCCGATCGCGGTGAGCGTACCGAACGGCACCGATCCGGGCAACTACGAACTCGAGGTCGAACTGGAGTACTCGTACACCCGCCAGCAGTCCGGCGGCGTCACCTACGACCGGCAGGAGACGGTCACCGCCGATGTCGACGTCGAGGTCACCGAAGACGCGCGCTTCCGGATCGTCGACGTGACGACCGACGCCCAGATCGGCGATCAGGGCACCATCGAGGCGACGGTCAGAAACGTCGGTGCGACGGCCGCGTACGACGCGACGGTCGCGTTGGAGTCGTCGAGCGCCGGGCTGGCGCTCGGACAGGGGACGTCGGACGCGGCGCTGGTCGACTCGATCGCCCCGGGCGAGAGCGTCACGGTCCCCTACGACGCCTCGTTCTCACCGACGGCGCCCAGCCGACAGTACGCCCTCTCCGGTCGCGTCACCTTCGAGACGCCGGACGGCATCCCCCACGCCGACGAGGGACTCTCCGCCGGCGTGGCGCCCCTCGGTGAGCAGACGTTCTCCGTGAGCGACGTCGCGTCCACGTTACGCGTCGGCGAGGACGGCGAACTCAGGGGCACTGTGACGAACGACGGCCCGGTCGCGGCGGACAACGTCGTCGTTCAGTACGCGGGCGACTCCGCGAACGTCATTCCGATCGAGCGGTCGGCCGCGGTCGGGTCGCTCGACTCGGGCGAGTCGACGGAGTTCGCGCTTCCCATCTCGATCGGGGGCGAGTCCGAGACCGGCCTCCGCTCGATCGACCTCGCGGTTCAGTACCGGAACGACGACGGTGAGGTTCGCGGCTACGACGAGTTGGCCGTCGACGCCGCCGTCGCGCCGGAGCGTGACCGATTCGGCGTCGCCGTCGAGAACCGCAGCATCGAAGCGGGCGGTACGCGGACCGTCGAGGTCGCGGTCACGAACAACCTCGAGGAGCCCGTGACCGACGTCGAAGCGCGGCTGTTCGCCGACGACCCGCTCGATACGGGCGCCACCGACACGGGATACGTCCGGTCGCTCGGGCCGGGCGAGACGACGACGCTGACCTTCGAGCTGACCACGACCGGCTCCGCGACGGCCGGGAGCACCTTCCCCGTCTCGCTCGACTTCCGGTACGACGACGCGGACGGCGACAGCCACCTGTCTGACACCTATCGCGTGCCGATCGACGTGACCGCGAGCGAGGGCGGCGGGCTCCCCGTCCCCGTCATCGTCGTCGCGCTGCTCGTGGTCGCGACCGGCGCCCTCGTCGTCTATCGGAGGCGGCAGTAG
- a CDS encoding MMPL family transporter — protein MSVGERIEAGARRLNDVVVDRPRRVVVAFLLLTVVFSGGIGLVNTDTGATDAFTEGLDEQEALDAVNQEFDDPFEPERESTQLIHTGGNVLTQEALVRELRLLEELTRRDDLRVASANGPATVVARAIDPSATTIPEQRRALEDASPTQIRRTVRALQEDPRFSRAVSTDFNPTSASASASITVVSHDVPAGFTDADLQELQTTIQAITADSPGDIRAFGAGVTNAETANVIVDSLTIVMPVVVLLLLLFLVVAYRDPIDLALGLLALLMTVVWTFGFLGFSGIPFSQPMISVPVLLLAVGVDFGIHIINRYREEAVTGYEPLEAMREANNQLMIAFVIVTVTTVFGFGANVISDLGPIRDLGIASATGIMFTFLIFGLFLPAAKLEVDKLREAYGVPEFNSAPISSSDSALGRLLTFPAQISRYAPIAFVLVLVVTGGMAAAYGSGVDTSFETEDFLPPEELPEYVTGLPEPFAPSEYTVTETITLLEDRFSTNQDQSVTIYLEGNFQEDHALEALAAPNDDPPGALAVGEGGSARPTSIVTVIQTQADRDPEFARLVARSDVDGNGIPDRNLERIYDELFASPAGDRAAQYLTPDRRTAQVEYAIEAGSSQGEASADAREFATQFRFAATATGQLVVFDAVTDIIFNSAIQGLILAMVLTGVFLVISYGVLEGKPLLGIVNLFPILIAIAFLLGTMRFLGLSLNALTATILSISIGLGIAYSVHATHRFVDEFNENADAYESMVITFSGTGGALLGSMLTTSLGTGALALAITPVLGDFGLLTALSVLYSFVFTVVALPPAVLLWERYHGARSSADLPVDRHY, from the coding sequence ATGTCGGTCGGTGAGCGAATCGAGGCGGGAGCACGCCGGCTCAACGACGTCGTCGTCGATCGACCGCGACGGGTCGTCGTCGCGTTCCTCCTGCTCACGGTGGTGTTCTCCGGCGGGATCGGACTCGTCAATACCGACACCGGCGCCACCGACGCGTTCACCGAAGGACTCGACGAGCAGGAGGCGCTCGACGCGGTGAACCAAGAGTTCGACGACCCCTTCGAGCCGGAGCGCGAGTCCACCCAACTCATCCACACCGGCGGAAACGTCCTGACGCAGGAGGCGCTCGTCCGCGAACTCAGACTGCTCGAGGAGCTCACGCGCCGCGACGATCTCCGGGTCGCGTCAGCGAACGGGCCCGCGACGGTCGTCGCGAGGGCGATCGATCCGTCGGCGACGACGATCCCGGAGCAGCGACGCGCGCTGGAGGACGCCAGTCCCACGCAGATCCGTCGTACGGTCCGCGCGCTCCAAGAGGACCCGCGCTTCAGCCGGGCGGTCTCGACCGATTTCAACCCGACGAGCGCCAGCGCCTCGGCCTCGATCACGGTCGTGTCTCACGACGTCCCCGCCGGCTTCACCGACGCGGACCTCCAGGAGCTGCAGACGACGATCCAAGCGATCACGGCCGATTCGCCCGGCGATATCCGAGCGTTCGGCGCCGGCGTCACGAACGCCGAGACGGCCAACGTCATCGTCGACTCGCTCACGATCGTGATGCCGGTCGTCGTGCTCCTGCTGCTGTTGTTCCTGGTCGTCGCCTACCGCGATCCGATCGATCTCGCCTTGGGACTGTTGGCGCTGCTGATGACCGTCGTCTGGACGTTCGGCTTCCTGGGCTTCTCCGGGATCCCGTTCAGCCAGCCGATGATCTCGGTGCCCGTGCTGTTGCTCGCCGTCGGCGTCGACTTCGGGATCCACATCATCAACCGCTATCGCGAGGAGGCGGTCACCGGGTACGAACCCCTCGAGGCGATGCGCGAGGCGAACAACCAGCTCATGATCGCCTTCGTCATCGTGACGGTGACGACGGTGTTCGGATTCGGCGCGAACGTGATCTCGGACCTCGGCCCGATCCGCGACTTGGGTATCGCCTCGGCGACCGGCATCATGTTCACCTTCCTGATCTTCGGGCTGTTCCTCCCGGCGGCGAAACTGGAGGTCGACAAGCTCCGCGAGGCGTACGGGGTCCCCGAGTTCAACTCGGCGCCGATATCCTCGAGCGACTCCGCCCTCGGCCGACTGCTGACGTTCCCCGCACAGATCAGCCGGTACGCCCCGATCGCCTTCGTGCTCGTGTTGGTCGTCACCGGCGGCATGGCGGCGGCGTACGGGAGCGGCGTCGACACCTCCTTCGAGACGGAGGACTTCCTCCCGCCCGAAGAGCTGCCCGAGTACGTGACCGGATTGCCGGAGCCGTTCGCGCCCAGCGAGTACACCGTCACGGAGACGATCACGCTCTTGGAGGACCGCTTCTCGACGAACCAAGACCAATCGGTGACGATATACCTCGAAGGGAACTTCCAAGAGGACCACGCCTTGGAGGCGCTCGCAGCGCCGAACGACGATCCGCCGGGCGCGCTCGCGGTCGGTGAGGGCGGCAGCGCACGCCCGACCAGCATCGTCACCGTGATCCAAACGCAGGCGGATCGCGACCCCGAGTTCGCCCGGCTGGTCGCTCGCAGCGACGTGGACGGGAACGGGATCCCCGACCGCAACCTCGAACGGATCTACGACGAGCTGTTCGCCTCGCCGGCCGGTGACCGCGCCGCGCAGTATCTCACGCCGGACCGGCGAACCGCGCAGGTCGAGTACGCGATCGAGGCCGGCTCCTCCCAGGGCGAAGCGTCCGCCGACGCGCGGGAGTTCGCCACGCAGTTCCGGTTCGCGGCGACGGCGACCGGGCAGCTCGTCGTGTTCGACGCCGTGACAGACATCATCTTCAACTCGGCGATTCAAGGACTGATCCTCGCGATGGTGTTGACGGGGGTCTTCCTCGTCATCTCGTACGGGGTCTTAGAGGGGAAACCGCTGCTCGGGATCGTGAACCTCTTCCCCATCCTCATCGCCATCGCGTTCCTGCTCGGGACCATGCGGTTCCTCGGGCTCTCGCTGAACGCGCTGACGGCGACGATCCTCTCGATCTCGATCGGGCTGGGCATCGCGTACTCCGTCCACGCCACACACCGGTTCGTCGACGAGTTCAACGAGAACGCAGACGCCTACGAGTCGATGGTCATCACCTTCTCCGGGACGGGCGGCGCCCTCCTCGGGAGTATGCTGACCACGTCGCTCGGAACCGGGGCGCTCGCGCTCGCGATCACCCCCGTGCTTGGTGATTTCGGGTTACTGACCGCGCTGAGCGTCCTGTACTCGTTCGTGTTCACGGTCGTGGCGCTCCCCCCGGCCGTGCTGTTGTGGGAGCGGTATCACGGCGCGCGGTCGAGCGCCGACCTGCCCGTGGACCGCCACTACTGA
- a CDS encoding type II toxin-antitoxin system death-on-curing family toxin, giving the protein MADSLWYPSVEDVVTIHDDVVAEYPDTPAGVRNRGDIEFALNYVEEGSFGSAPETIHQKAYHLLRLLVANHPFVDANKRTALNLTVVFYFLNGYRFEYDDEVRTILKAFGTDEAAVDEDETTDYLRSHTEALDLAGEIEAWRDELVRYGLDRLTGDSSDPND; this is encoded by the coding sequence ATGGCCGACTCGTTGTGGTACCCGTCCGTCGAAGACGTCGTCACCATCCACGACGACGTCGTCGCGGAGTACCCCGATACTCCCGCCGGTGTTCGGAACCGCGGTGACATCGAGTTCGCACTGAACTACGTCGAAGAGGGGAGCTTCGGCTCAGCGCCGGAAACCATCCACCAGAAAGCGTATCACCTCCTCCGTCTCCTCGTTGCCAATCATCCCTTCGTCGATGCGAACAAACGCACTGCGCTCAACTTGACGGTCGTCTTCTACTTCCTCAACGGGTATCGGTTCGAGTACGACGACGAAGTGCGAACGATTCTGAAAGCGTTCGGCACCGACGAAGCGGCCGTCGATGAGGATGAAACCACCGACTATCTCCGATCCCACACCGAAGCACTCGATCTGGCCGGTGAGATCGAAGCATGGCGAGACGAACTCGTCCGGTACGGGCTAGACCGATTGACCGGCGATTCCTCGGACCCGAACGATTAA
- a CDS encoding site-specific integrase: MELEPIDPETAFELYIAEKETSVADATVASHKSRLSFLLRWCAERDIENLNELTGRRLQEFQLWRRNVGDLTKVSEKTQMDTLRVFVKWLESVDAVEQDLHKKVRSPDITPRENSRDVMLETEDAETMLAYLERYEYASIHHVTATLLWHTMLRMGSVRALDVDNGRGVPILQLLVLDHFLLHDGATFWVDANGLARLEGNWICSYGNLPATFEDVYVLNRDEKGFINAGRAGQRRMRKSGS, translated from the coding sequence ATGGAACTCGAACCAATCGACCCCGAAACGGCATTCGAGCTGTACATCGCGGAGAAAGAAACCTCGGTCGCGGACGCGACCGTCGCCTCTCACAAGTCACGCCTGAGCTTCCTACTCCGGTGGTGTGCGGAACGCGACATCGAGAACCTGAACGAGCTGACCGGCCGGCGGCTTCAGGAGTTCCAGCTCTGGCGGCGCAACGTCGGCGACCTCACGAAGGTGAGCGAGAAGACGCAGATGGACACGCTACGCGTCTTCGTGAAGTGGCTGGAGTCAGTCGACGCCGTCGAGCAGGACCTCCACAAGAAGGTCCGCTCGCCCGATATCACACCCCGAGAGAACAGTCGCGACGTGATGCTCGAGACCGAGGACGCCGAGACGATGCTTGCGTACCTCGAGCGATACGAGTACGCCTCGATCCACCACGTGACCGCGACGCTCCTGTGGCACACGATGCTTCGGATGGGTTCGGTGCGAGCGCTCGACGTCGACAACGGTCGAGGTGTTCCGATTCTTCAATTATTGGTGCTTGATCATTTCCTCCTACACGACGGGGCTACTTTCTGGGTTGACGCAAACGGGCTCGCGAGGCTGGAGGGCAACTGGATCTGCTCATACGGGAACCTGCCGGCGACGTTTGAGGACGTGTATGTGCTCAATCGCGACGAGAAGGGGTTCATCAACGCGGGAAGAGCGGGTCAGCGAAGGATGCGAAAGAGTGGCTCGTGA